One Tenebrio molitor chromosome 2, icTenMoli1.1, whole genome shotgun sequence genomic region harbors:
- the LOC138123729 gene encoding putative ankyrin repeat protein RF_0381: MSEQDILNKICSAILQNKPDVVEETVRGGYDANKIINKWNPSTSVPDPVKFRKWTILMLAVYHDCDNIVKILISRGADPNKAGNDGNTPLIINIENKNSLAIGKYLLNKGANTCKPDENGRTPLSWAVLKKNIKMIHTLLDHGAEMTIHTALLEAIASDDVVIVKLLKKRGADINLVYPNTGTTPLMQALKLNHGKVAKFLIENGADVHLKDKDGKSPIEECFEMGNLALAVKIITKKNINVNKDYQDKLFVKSLHMQNLPLVKYFVKKEVDINQKDETGKTPLAIALSNSDLPTVKFLIDSGAERKSVNSVIQEMVTKDVNFAIYMESLKITQREIKCSMTEERKDVAPHNNDIFPL, from the exons aACAAGATTTGTTCGGCCATATTGCAGAATAAACCGGACGTTGTAGAAGAGACAGTAAGAGGAGGATATGAcgctaataaaattattaataaatggaATCCTAGTACTTCAGTTCCTGACCCTGTAAAGTTTAGAAAATGGACCATACTAATGTTGGCGGTATACCATGATTGTGACAACattgtgaaaattttgatatcgAGAGGTGCAGACCCGAACAAGGCAGGAAACGATGGCAACACTCCTTTAATAATTaacattgaaaataaaaactcttTGGCAAtaggtaaatatttattaaacaaggGGGCTAATACTTGTAAGCCAGATGAAAACGGCAGAACACCTCTATCTTGGGCAGTGTTgaagaaaaacattaaaatgatACACACCCTCTTGGATCATGGTGCAGAAATGACGATTCACACAGCACTTTTGGAAGCTATTGCATCGGATGATGTGGTTATCGTCAAGTTGTTAAAGAAAAGAGGAGCTGatattaatttggtgtacCCAAACACCGGAACCACACCTCTAATGCAAGCTCTTAAACTGAATCACGGAAAAGTGGCAAAGTTTCTAATAGAAAATGGTGCAGATGTACATTTGAAAGATAAAGATGGAAAATCTCCCATTGAAGAATGTTTTGAAATGGGTAATTTAGCACTGGCAGTTAaaataataactaaaaaaaatattaacgtAAACAAGGACTACCAAGATAAGCTGTTCGTTAAATCCTTGCATATGCAAAATTTACCattggtaaaatattttgtgaaaaaagaAGTAGATATCAATCAGAAGGATGAAACTGGCAAAACACCGTTAGCGATTGCTTTATCGAATTCTGATTTGCCAACTGTCAAATTTCTGATTGACTCTGGAGCTGAACGAAAATCGGTAAACTCAGTAATTCAGGAAATGGTGACAAAAGATGTCAATTTTGCCATATACATGGAATCGTTGAAGATTACACAACGTGAAATAAAATGTTCCATGACCGAAG AAAGAAAAGATGTCGCACCGCACAATAACGATATTTTTCCTCTCTAA